Proteins found in one Miscanthus floridulus cultivar M001 chromosome 4, ASM1932011v1, whole genome shotgun sequence genomic segment:
- the LOC136552713 gene encoding amidase 1-like, producing MAMGLEGGDYGAFMEKFELLPSQSQQQLPLHGLTFAIKDIFDISGRVTGFGNPDWARTHAPAGATSPVVLATLAAGAISIGKTVMDEMAYSINGENAHYGTPTNPCAPDRVPGGSSSGSAVAVGAKLVDFALGTDTGGSVRVPAAYCGIFGLRPSHGLVSTENVIPMSQMFDTVGWFARDLSTLSRVSNVLLPIPADNTIKRPTHFTIPKDCFEILGSLNDHTYQILNASVAKRFGNDAVDNRNLGEFVSSNVPTVEKFISDFSRSKAPSVPALSVISYVMRCLQRSEFKANHAEWVNTVKPNLGPGIRERVYEAIASEDEPMEDFHVLKTEFKLALSALVKDDGILVIPTVPGSPPKLRMEAVALENFRARAFSLLSIAGLSGFCQLSIPLGVRHGVPVSVSLVACHGADHFLLSVAQELYETLKEETKKAWSSPDSSLSHQP from the exons ATGGCGATGGGGTTGGAGGGCGGCGACTACGGCGCCTTCATGGAGAAATTCGAGCTGCTGCCTTCGCAATCTCAGCAGCAGCTCCCGCTTCACGGCCTCACCTTTGCTATCAAAGACAT CTTCGACATCAGCGGCCGTGTCACTGGGTTCGGCAACCCGGACTGGGCGAGGACGCATGCCCCCGCCGGCGCCACCTCCCCCGTCGTCCTGGCGACGCTGGCCGCCGGCGCCATCAGCATCGGCAAGACCGTCATGGATGAGATGGCCTACAG CATAAATGGGGAGAACGCGCACTACGGCACGCCGACTAATCCGTGCGCTCCCGATAGAGTTCCTGGAGGGTCCTCAAGTGGATCAGCTGTTGCAGTTGGCGCAAAACTCGTCGACTTCGCTCTGG GCACTGACACTGGAGGTAGTGTGAGGGTACCTGCTGCCTATTGTGGCATATTTGGACTCAGGCCTTCCCATGGATTGGTTTCGACAGAGAATGTCATTCCAATGTCACAGATGTTTGACACTGTTG GGTGGTTTGCTAGAGATTTATCTACGTTATCTCGTGTAAGCAACGTGTTGTTGCCGATACCTGCTGACAACACTATCAAGCGACCAACTCATTTTACGATTCCTAAAGACTGTTTTGAAATCTTAGGCTCTTtgaatgaccacacatatcagaTTCTTAATGCATCAGTAGCTAAGAGATTTGGTA ATGATGCAGTAGACAATAGGAACCTTGGTGAGTTCGTCTCTAGCAATGTTCCGACTGTTGAGAAATTCATTAGCGACTTCTCCAGAAGCAAAGCACCATCTGTTCCTGCTCTATCTGTTATTTCATATGTCATGCGATGCCTCCAAAG GTCTGAATTCAAAGCTAACCATGCAGAGTGGGTCAACACTGTAAAGCCTAACCTAGGCCCTGGCATCCGAGAGCGGGTGTATGAAGCCATTGCATCAGAAGATGAACCCATGGAGGATTTTCATGTTCTGAAGACTGAATTCAAGTTGGCGCTATCTGCTCTTGTCAAG GATGATGGGATCCTTGTGATACCGACAGTTCCTGGTTCTCCACCAAAGCTGCGCATGGAGGCTGTTGCATTAGAAAACTTCCGCGCAAGAGCATTTTCATTGCTGTCGATCGCCGGACTATCTGGGTTTTGCCAG CTGAGCATTCCACTGGGAGTGCGCCATGGTGTTCCAGTGTCTGTCTCCCTAGTGGCATGCCATGGTGCGGACCATTTCCTCCTAAGTGTGGCTCAGGAGCTGTATGAGACGCTCAAAGAGGAGACCAAGAAAGCCTGGAGCTCACCAGACTCCTCTCTGAGCCATCAACCATGA
- the LOC136549128 gene encoding DNA-directed RNA polymerase 2B, chloroplastic/mitochondrial-like yields the protein MWRRLPTRRLASALLSSSPLQRAAATHAPPLERHLPTTASGLVPPSRLPPWHHEPRWFASSAAEAVSSEDAEELHHAIEEIVRAQPSQNLPQPQSAAEERQAPGQKHRGRHRRSGRGRHVEVMAAEHGMTYHRYTSLRRRQIRVETEAWEQAAKEYRELLADMCEQKLAPNLPYIKSLFLGWFEPLRDQIAAEQELVADPGSRASHGPFFNMLPADMMAVITMHKLMGLLMTGSGDGSVRVIQAACQIGEAIEHEVRINRFLEKTRKKSNKEMEKEEEAAGDTDIAKEQQRLRKKVTDLMKKQKLRQVRKIVKNQDNSRPWGQDAQAKVGSRLIELFMETAHIQPPASQSSDGLPDIRPAFRHEMRTMAKEQQKNSRRYGVIKCDPLVQQGLDRTAKHMVIPYMPMLIPPICWTGYDKGAHLFLPSYVMRTHGARQQREAVKRAPREQMQSVFEALNTLGSTKWRVNKRVLSIVDRIWSSGGRLADLVDRTDVPLPEKPDTEDETLLKNWKWHLKSVKKENSERHSQRCDVELKLAVARKMKDEEGFYYPHNVDFRGRAYPMHPYLNHLGSDLCRGILEFAEGRPLGKSGLRWLKIHLANLYAGGVDKLSYDGRIAFTENHLEEIFDSADRPLEGKRWWLGAEDPFQCLAVCMNLTEALRSSSPETTISHIPVHQDGSCNGLQHYAALGRDKLGAIAVNLVAGEKPADVYTGIATRVVEIMRMDAQKDPSIDPSIDPDVTRARLIVDQVDRKLVKQTVMTSVYGVTYVGAREQIKRRLKERGVIPDEAELFGASCYAAKVTLTALGEMFQAARGIMNWLGDCAKGVPSAESSRCVRGLGNGVSGKSYPRLCNARRPRLEPGTFRSQAVIACENEPVRWTTPLGLPVVQPYRKLGKHLIKTSLQVLTLQRETDKVMVKRQRTAFPPNFVHSLDGSHMMMTAVACKRQGLNFAGVHDSYWTHACDVDTMNKILREIVGEFREIFP from the exons ATGTGGCGCCGCCTCCCCACCCGCCGCCTCGCCTccgccctcctctcctcctccccacTCCAGCGCGCCGCCGCCACGCACGCTCCTCCTCTCGAGCGCCATCTCCCCACTACGGCCTCCGGTCTCGTTCCGCCGTCACGCTTGCCCCCGTGGCACCACGAGCCGCGGTGGTTCGCCTCCTCCGCCGCGGAGGCTGTGTCCTCGGAGGATGCCGAGGAGCTGCACCACGCGATAGAGGAGATCGTCCGGGCGCAGCCGAGTCAGAATCTGCCTCAACCTCAGTCGGCGGCAGAGGAGCGGCAGGCACCCGGGCAGAAGCACCGTGGCCGGCATAGGAGAAGTGGGCGCGGGCGGCATGTGGAAGTGATGGCGGCGGAGCACGGGATGACGTACCACAGGTACACCTCCCTTCGCCGGCGGCAGATCCGCGTCGAGACGGAGGCGTGGGAGCAGGCCGCCAAGGAGTACCGTGAGCTTCTCGCGGACATGTGCGAGCAGAAGCTCGCCCCCAACCTGCCCTACATCAAGTCGCTCTTTCTTGGTTGGTTCGAGCCGCTGCGGGACCAGATCGCCGCTGAGCAAGAGCTTGTGGCAGACCCTGGGTCCCGGGCCTCGCACGGCCCCTTTTTCAACATGCTCCCAGCGGACATGATGGCTGTCATCACCATGCACAAGCTCATGGGGTTGCTCATGACGGGCAGTGGGGACGGCAGTGTTCGAGTCATCCAGGCCGCGTGCCAGATTGGCGAGGCCATTGAGCACGAG GTTCGAATAAACAGATTTCTGGAGAAGACAAGGAAAAAAAGCAAcaaagaaatggaaaaggaagaagaagctgCTGGTGACACAGACATTGCCAAAGAACAACAGCGTCTAAGAAAGAAAGTCACTGACCTAATGAAAAAGCAAAAGTTACGGCAAGTAaggaagatagtgaagaatcaagaTAATTCCAGGCCGTGGGGTCAAGATGCTCAAGCAAAA GTCGGTAGTCGTTTGATTGAGCTCTTTATGGAAACAGCACATATACAACCACCTGCAAGCCAGTCATCAGATGGTCTGCCTGACATCCGTCCTGCTTTCAGACACGAAATGAGAACAATGGCAAAAGAACAACA gAAGAATAGTCGCAGATATGGTGTGATCAAGTGTGATCCACTGGTCCAGCAAGGCTTGGATAGAACA GCAAAGCACATGGTCATTCCGTACATGCCTATGTTGATTCCCCCAATCTGTTGGACAGG ATATGACAAGGGAGCACACCTCTTTTTACCATCATATGTAATGCGTACCCATGGTGCTAGACAACAGAGGGAGGCTGTTAAAAGGGCTCCAAGGGAACAGATGCAATCTGTTTTTGAG GCCTTGAATACTCTTGGGAGCACGAAGTGGAGAGTTAACAAAAGAGTTCTTAGCATTGTTGACAGAATATGGTCAAGTGGTGGCCGGCTTGCTGACTTGGTTGATCGTACTGAT GTTCCCTTACCGGAGAAGCCTGACACTGAAGATGAAACCTTGCTAAAGAACTGGAAGTGGCACTTGAAGTCAGTCAAGAAGGAGAACAGTGAAAGGCATTCTCAGAGATGTGATGTTGAACTCAAACTTGCT GTTGCTAGAAAAATGAAGGATGAAGAGGGATTTTACTATCCACACAACGTTGATTTTAGAGGTCGGGCTTATCCAATGCATCCTTACCTGAACCACTTGGGTTCAGATCTTTGTCGAGGGATTCTAGAGTTTGCTGAAGGTCGGCCACTTGGCAAGTCAGGCTTGCGTTGGCTGAAGATACACCTAGCAAATTTGTATGCTGGTGGTGTTGATAAGTTGTCATATGATGGCCGGATTGCATTTACTGAGAATCATTTGGAGGAAATATTTGATTCTGCTGATAGGCCTTTAGAAGGCAAACGATGGTGGCTTGGTGCTGAAGATCCATTCCAGTGCCTGGCAGTATGCATGAATCTCACTGAAGCTTTAAGAAGCTCATCTCCAGAAACAACAATCTCACATATTCCTGTGCACCAG GATGGCTCTTGTAATGGCCTGCAACACTATGCAGCACTTGGAAGGGATAAG TTGGGAGCCATTGCTGTCAACTTAGTCGCTGGAGAAAAGCCTGCAGATGTTTACACTGGAATAGCAACCAG GGTGGTCGAAATTATGAGGATGGATGCACAAAAAGATCCTTCTATAGATCCTTCTATAGATCCTGATGTAACTCGTGCTCGTCTGATAGTTGATCAG GTGGATAGAAAattggtgaagcaaactgtgaTGACATCTGTGTACGGTGTCACCTATGTCGGAGCACGTGAACAAATAAAAAGAAGACTAAAGGAGAGGGGGGTCATTCCTGATGAAGCGGAACTGTTTGGTGCATCATGCTATGCTGCTAAG GTTACTCTTACAGCACTTGGTGAGATGTTTCAAGCTGCCCGTGGTATCATGAACTGGCTTGGTGACTGTGCCAAG ggcgtacccagtgcagagagctcccgctgtgtgcggggtctggggaatggtgtcagtggcaagtcttaccctcgcctgtgcaatgcgaggagaccgcgactcgaaccggggaccttccggtcacaggcg GTAATTGCTTGTGAAAATGAACCAGTGAGATGGACGACTCCTCTTGGGCTCCCAGTTGTGCAACCATATCGCAAACTTGGGAAGCATCTT ATTAAAACGTCACTGCAGGTTTTGACCCTTCAGCGGGAGACTGATAAG GTTATGGTGAAGCGGCAGAGGACAGCTTTCCCTCCAAACTTTGTGCATTCTCTTGATGGCTCTCATATGATGATGACTGCTGTTGCTTGCAAAAGGCAAGGTCTGAATTTTGCAG GAGTTCATGATTCATATTGGACCCATGCATGTGATGTTGATACAATGAATAAAATACTTCGGGAAA TTGTTGGAGAGTTTCGAGAAATCTTTCCCTAA
- the LOC136552714 gene encoding AP-4 complex subunit mu-like: MPCRAIEDQRRRSFKHVTAGSQGARPREKTWQRKRRRGGMISQFFVLSQRGDHIVFRDYRGEVPKGSAEIFFRKVKFWNDDEAEEAPPVFVRFC; this comes from the exons ATGCCGTGCCGTGCGATCGAGGACCAACGGCGGCGATCCTTTAAACAC GTTACAGCGGGCAGCCAGGGCGCGCGGCCCCGAGAGAAGACGTGGCAGCGGAAGCGGCGGCGTGGAGGGATGATCTCGCAGTTCTTCGTGCTGTCGCAGCGCGGCGACCACATCGTCTTCCGCGACT ATCGCGGCGAGGTGCCCAAGGGCAGCGCGGAGATCTTCTTCCGGAAGGTGAAGTTCTGGAACGACGACGAGGCAGAGGAGGCGCCCCCAGTCTTCGTACGTTTCTGTTAG